In bacterium, the following are encoded in one genomic region:
- the pdxT gene encoding pyridoxal 5'-phosphate synthase glutaminase subunit PdxT, producing the protein MKIGILAIQGDFELHARKIVETGNDYLLVKKTSQLDEIDGIILPGGESTTISKIISRYALDEILRERVENGFPVFATCAGLIMLAKKLEGKESEVTPLGVLNITVKRNAYGRQRESFEAPLKINLDGKEVGVTGVFIRAPKIVDMGKEVQVLGRFEDSPVIVRQGNILAMTFHPELAEGTEIYEYFLNIIIGRR; encoded by the coding sequence GTGAAAATTGGAATTCTCGCAATACAAGGGGATTTTGAGCTTCATGCACGTAAAATTGTTGAAACGGGCAACGATTATTTACTTGTGAAAAAAACATCACAGCTCGATGAAATTGATGGTATAATCTTACCAGGTGGAGAGAGCACGACCATAAGCAAGATTATTAGCAGATATGCTTTAGACGAAATTTTGAGAGAAAGGGTCGAAAATGGTTTCCCTGTTTTTGCCACCTGTGCAGGCTTAATAATGCTTGCAAAAAAGCTCGAAGGAAAAGAAAGCGAGGTGACCCCCCTTGGAGTTCTTAATATTACTGTGAAAAGGAATGCTTATGGAAGACAGAGGGAATCCTTTGAAGCTCCCTTGAAGATTAACTTAGATGGAAAAGAAGTTGGAGTTACAGGTGTTTTTATAAGAGCACCAAAGATCGTTGACATGGGAAAGGAAGTTCAGGTCCTTGGAAGATTTGAAGACTCTCCGGTCATTGTAAGGCAGGGAAACATCCTTGCCATGACTTTTCATCCAGAATTGGCAGAGGGTACGGAAATTTATGAATATTTCTTGAATATAATAATAGGGAGAAGATAG
- the glyA gene encoding serine hydroxymethyltransferase, which translates to MFENLRKTDREVFEAIFNELQRQRNGLELIASENFTSDAVMEAMGNVMTNKYAEGYPGARYYGGCEFVDVVEKLAIERAKQLFGADHVNVQPHSGVQANMAVYFAVLNPGDTILSMQLSHGGHLSHGHKVSFSGKLYNVVHYTVHPETERIDFDLVRKLALEHKPKIILSGYSAYPRIIEWDKFREIADEVGAYFMADIAHIAGLVAAGVHPSPIPYAHFVTTTTHKTLRGPRGGMIMCKAEFAKDIDKAVFPGAQGGPLMHVIAAKAVAFKEALTPEFKQYQEQIVKNAKKLAETLMSEGLRLVTGGTDNHLMLVDLRPFKITGNIAEKALEKAGITVNKNTIPFDPEKPTVTSGIRIGTPAVTTRGMKEDEMVKIGKLISKVLKAPDDEKVIADVRREVQELCESFPLYQDRYENMRRLL; encoded by the coding sequence ATGTTTGAAAACTTAAGAAAAACTGACCGTGAAGTGTTTGAGGCTATCTTTAATGAGCTTCAAAGGCAGAGAAATGGCCTTGAGCTAATTGCTTCGGAGAACTTCACTTCTGATGCAGTGATGGAAGCGATGGGCAATGTTATGACCAACAAGTACGCGGAGGGGTATCCTGGGGCGCGGTATTATGGGGGATGCGAATTTGTGGATGTAGTTGAGAAGCTTGCCATTGAAAGGGCAAAACAGCTTTTTGGTGCTGATCATGTTAACGTCCAGCCTCACTCGGGTGTTCAGGCAAATATGGCGGTTTATTTCGCGGTACTAAATCCCGGCGACACAATTTTATCGATGCAGCTTTCTCATGGCGGTCACCTTTCTCATGGCCACAAGGTTTCTTTTTCTGGAAAACTTTACAATGTAGTCCATTACACAGTTCACCCTGAAACGGAAAGGATTGATTTTGACCTCGTAAGGAAGCTTGCTTTAGAACATAAGCCCAAGATTATTTTATCAGGATATTCAGCCTATCCCAGAATTATTGAGTGGGATAAGTTCAGGGAAATTGCAGATGAGGTTGGAGCCTATTTCATGGCCGACATTGCGCACATTGCTGGACTTGTTGCAGCAGGAGTTCATCCCTCACCTATTCCTTATGCCCATTTTGTTACAACGACGACTCATAAAACCTTGCGTGGACCGAGAGGCGGTATGATTATGTGCAAGGCTGAGTTTGCGAAAGATATTGATAAAGCGGTATTTCCGGGCGCTCAGGGAGGACCATTAATGCATGTTATTGCTGCGAAGGCCGTTGCTTTTAAGGAGGCACTTACTCCTGAATTTAAACAATACCAGGAGCAGATTGTAAAGAACGCTAAGAAGCTGGCTGAGACCCTCATGTCCGAGGGACTGCGTCTTGTTACAGGAGGGACGGATAATCATTTAATGCTCGTGGATTTGAGACCCTTTAAGATTACTGGAAATATTGCTGAAAAGGCTCTGGAAAAGGCGGGCATTACAGTGAACAAAAATACTATCCCCTTTGATCCCGAAAAGCCCACAGTTACAAGTGGTATAAGGATTGGAACCCCCGCAGTGACTACAAGGGGTATGAAAGAGGATGAGATGGTAAAGATAGGGAAATTAATAAGTAAGGTTTTAAAGGCTCCCGATGATGAGAAGGTTATTGCCGATGTAAGAAGGGAAGTTCAGGAACTCTGTGAATCCTTTCCGCTTTATCAGGATCGGTATGAAAATATGAGGAGACTTTTATGA